One Thunnus maccoyii chromosome 14, fThuMac1.1, whole genome shotgun sequence genomic window carries:
- the pcgf5b gene encoding polycomb group RING finger protein 5-B, producing MAATGRKHMVKDFNHFITCYLCRGYLIKPTTVTECLHTFCKSCIVQHFEESNDCPKCGIQVHETNPLEMLRLDNTLEEIIFKLVPGLREKEEQQELEFWKKNQPKENGQAENLRFQRVGLPDVGGDGGGGGGGGDGEGDGEGDDDYHRSDPQIAICLDCLRNTGQSGESTVTDLMKRFIRCSSRVTVGTIKKFLSLKLKLPSSYELDVLCNGEIMGRDHTMEFIYMTRWRLHGENTYPMVLEYRPRIDFG from the exons ATGGCCGCCACGGGAAGGAAGCACATGGTGAAAGACTTCAACCATTTCATCACCTGTTACCTGTGTCGAGGTTACCTGATTAAACCGACCACAGTCACTGAGTGCCTGCATACCT TCTGTAAGAGCTGTATCGTGCAGCACTTTGAGGAGAGTAATGACTGTCCGAAATGTGGCATTCAGGTCCATGAGACCAACCCGCTGGAGATGCTCAG ATTGGACAACACCCTGGAGGAGATCATTTTCAAGCTGGTGCCCGGGCTCAGAGAAA AAGAGGAACAGCAGGAACTCGAATTCTGGAAGAAGAACCAACCCAAAGAAAATGGCCAAG CAGAAAACCTGAGATTTCAGAGGGTCGGGCTGCCTGATGTTGGAGGTGACGGTGGgggcggcggcggtggcggtGATGGCGAAGGTGACGGCGAAGGTGACGACGACTACCACAGAAGTGACCCTCAGATAGCCATTTGTCTCGACTGCCTACGCAACACGGGACAGTCGGGGGAGAGCACTGTCACG GATTTGATGAAGAGGTTCATCCGCTGCTCCAGTAGAGTCACCGTGGGAACAATTAAGAAGTTTCTCAGTCTTAAACTCAAACTGCCCAGCTCTTATGAG CTGGATGTGCTGTGTAACGGAGAGATAATGGGCAGAGATCACACTATGGAGTTCATCTACATGACTCGGTGGAGGCTACATGGAGAGAAT ACGTATCCCATGGTTCTTGAGTACCGGCCACGCATCGACTTTGGCTGA